One Kribbella sp. NBC_00662 genomic region harbors:
- a CDS encoding serine hydrolase domain-containing protein: protein MSKGWVDEGYGAVADTFAENFSLFPELGAAVTVYAGGHKVVELWDGDAAPGRPWSQETVVPVFSCAKGLVSVVVHLLAQSGQLSLDEPIGTYWPSFVANGKENITCRMVLGHRAGIPVLDKTLSFEEIAAWTPVITAIEDQKPLWEPGTTYEYHGHVFGFVLGEVVRRLTGQLPGAYFRSVIGDPLGLRAWIGLPASELPNLARLEEAEGRPPALDPEHLLMRIVTMNGALEFPGIDVAHGWNDPALLAIELPGAGAVASATGLAGVYAAAITGLDGADPLLSRETVSDAAREVSSGTSYLGFDAGARWGSGFLLDSAFRRTLGPRSLANDGAGGQFAFADDDHGIAFAYTANRMIGHGDQRAARLVEALAKQQVGDCLRRLVHHVVAGRYDVDLPGGIGLESGA from the coding sequence GCTGTTTCCGGAGCTGGGCGCGGCCGTCACGGTGTACGCCGGCGGTCACAAGGTGGTCGAGCTCTGGGACGGCGATGCGGCGCCGGGGCGGCCGTGGTCGCAGGAGACCGTCGTACCGGTGTTCTCGTGTGCGAAGGGGCTGGTGAGTGTCGTCGTACACCTGCTCGCGCAGTCCGGGCAGCTGTCGCTCGACGAGCCGATCGGGACGTACTGGCCGTCGTTTGTTGCTAACGGCAAAGAGAACATCACCTGCCGGATGGTGCTCGGTCATCGGGCCGGGATCCCGGTGCTGGACAAGACGCTCTCGTTCGAGGAGATCGCGGCGTGGACGCCGGTGATCACCGCGATCGAGGATCAGAAGCCGCTGTGGGAGCCGGGTACGACGTACGAGTATCACGGGCATGTGTTCGGCTTCGTGCTCGGCGAGGTGGTGCGGCGGCTGACCGGACAGTTGCCGGGGGCATATTTCCGGAGCGTGATCGGTGATCCGCTCGGGTTGCGGGCGTGGATCGGGCTGCCCGCGTCGGAGCTGCCGAACCTGGCCCGGCTGGAGGAGGCCGAGGGGCGTCCGCCGGCGCTGGACCCGGAGCATCTGTTGATGCGGATCGTCACGATGAACGGAGCTTTGGAGTTCCCCGGGATCGACGTCGCGCATGGCTGGAACGATCCGGCCCTGCTTGCGATAGAGCTGCCCGGCGCCGGGGCCGTGGCCTCCGCGACCGGTCTCGCCGGCGTGTACGCCGCCGCGATCACCGGACTCGACGGCGCCGACCCGCTGCTGTCTCGGGAGACGGTCTCCGATGCGGCCCGCGAGGTTTCGTCCGGCACGAGTTACCTGGGCTTCGACGCCGGTGCGCGATGGGGATCCGGCTTCCTGCTGGACTCGGCCTTCCGTCGTACTCTCGGTCCGCGCAGTCTCGCGAACGACGGCGCCGGGGGTCAGTTCGCCTTCGCGGACGACGATCACGGGATCGCGTTCGCCTACACCGCGAACCGGATGATCGGCCACGGCGACCAGCGCGCGGCCCGCCTGGTCGAGGCTCTAGCCAAGCAACAGGTCGGCGACTGCCTCCGGCGCCTCGTGCATCACGTCGTGGCCGGTCGGTACGACGTGGACCTGCCAGGCGGGATCGGCCTCGAGTCGGGCGCGTAG